CCAGTACACAATCCAAATAGAAAGAAGACATGAATGGAAGCTAGAAGAAATCAATATATACAAATTAAAGATTTGGTTTATCAGAGAGGGGGGTTGCGAACCTTTGTGCCAGATTTGTGGCGACCAAGGTCAGGTTATGGGTCTCACCAGAACCCAGTCCTTGGAAGGATTTCGAGCTCTTCAGCATACGTTAGAACGAAAATCAATGGGGTTTCTAGgcagagaagaggaagagatcgTTGGGCTCAGATGGGGGAAAAATTGGTGTGGAAAGAACTCTGAAATCTTCTCAACCGATAAAAAGGCCCTGAAGGAGGGGTTTTGGAAGCGGATGGCATAGGATTTGAAGCGGCTGTGGTGGTGTCGTGTAGGGGTTGTTCATGATTAGAGAACAACAGCAAATGGACTTtaatagaaaaagaagatgGTCGAAATCCTGGGTTATTCCAAAGGGTTGGCATTTATGAGAAAGGGATTGATAACATTTGCATttgaaatttttgaattttcaaattcaaaacaaaagtAAGTGGCATTGGTAACTGAGGTGCAACTCATGAGATTGGAACACTTCGTGATAGACACGGCAATGGATAAATTCTAGAatttgaaattggaaaaatataattaattggaTACATGGGGATGAGGGGAGAGAACTGGATTTAAAATTTCTAAAATTAAAGAGGGTCAGaaaatttgcttctgaatagGTGAGGAGATGCATTGGGAATTTTCAATTGGTTTAGTAAATCATTAAatgaagtttaaaaaaaaaagagggtcTTAATTTTGTATTTCAAATAAGAAATTTGAAAGAAAAGTAGGTAGGCCCCATTAGTAATTGAAATTCTAGGTATTGCAGATTATTAATTGGTCTTGGAGAAAGAAATAGGAAGATTGATATTTTCACACATGCTTTAGAAGTGATAGTGGGTATGAAATCATTTGATTGGCTACAATTGTTGTAAAAAAACTCGTGGAACGTGCGCATAGTAGAAGATGGAAGAACCTTAGAGGATGGATGGATTTAATGAGACTTTGGGtgggagagagaaaaataagaatgagatagagagagaatgagttcTTAATAATGAAGGAagatagtgggagagagaatgGTGAGTGGAGCATgataaaaaaacagaaaaaagaaggAAATGCCACGTGTACAGTAAAAAGGAGATAAGAGCTTGTAGAATGCCATGTGGAATTCCACTAAGTCTAAGATTGCATGAGAGAGCAGAATGCTTGTGGTTGCGACACATCAGCATTTGGTCCTTTGAACCTTTGCTCTTTTAATAGTATTATTGATTGATTTTACCCATAAAATAGCAACTCTGTCACATTGAAACGCACAACATAGGAGGTGAACGCAGAGCTTTTTCTACCTTGTTCTCCTTGCAATCTGGTCTTCCAGGTTTTATCGTCATGAATTGATCTGGTTCTAGTATGTTTTTCCAATTTCAAAGACGAATTAATCTACTGCTATACAACTACATCATCTGACTACTATTGATTCTAATTCACCTGTCTTCACCTTCGGTTCTCAGGATCTCCATGTAACCTCCAGCATCTAATATACTCTATCTCATCATCACAAATTTAATTGCAGCACCACCCCATCATCCTGTCAAAAGTAGAAATTTCCATGGAGTCGTTGTTAAGAGTAAGGAGGGAACTGGTGCACCCCAGGTGTTCGATCAAATGGGTGTCTAATGGTTGATAAATTCTTACCATTCTAATTACAGATTACAACCTTGGCAGCAATGGTTGGATGGCAAAAAGGATAGAGGCAACTGTTGGGGGAAATGGTAGAAAGGCAGAGGAGTGCACCAAGGTTGAACTAACGACGTTAGAacattttttttcgttttggaAGCAACGATGTTAAATTTAGGAAAATGTGGTGTTGGATCACTACTCTAATCTTATCTCTTAAGCCCATTATAGATCCCCTCTTCTTGGTCTCACTCCCATACTCTAGCATAACTATGGTATTCCTCCAATTAGAGGAACAAGAAAAGTAAGATAAAACTTAGATTACATGGTTGATAGAAAGAATTACAAACTTtgtttattaagttttttatatCTATTTCATCAGCTTCATTAATCATATAACAATACATGTCTAATTTTGTAAAActtaaaaatatattcttaataaatgtcatttattcttagaaataaaattaatttttcattattcAAATTCGACTAACTTAAGTGATTCTTACACTTTTAGAGACGAAATTAAACATTCACACAAAATTCATATAAACCAAACTTAGACCACCCAAAAGAATATAGTAAATTCATTTAGTTTGAATTATCTGAATTTTGAGTGAATGCTCAATTTCGTCACTTAAAGTGTAAGCGTCAAGAAACCTAGCCCATAGAAGAAGGAAACAATAATACCCCGAAGTGCCTGATTGTGTCAAATATCGATCAATCGACCGATGTTTTATCCGACATTTGACACAATTAAAAATCACATAAACATTTCCTTCTTTTATAAACTAACTTAATTAACTCTTACACTTGACAAAGTTGAACATTCACATGGATAAACCAACCTTAGACCACCCCAAAAGAAGatggtgcttgctgtggtacattGAGTCAATTCAAGGCGTGGTACCTAAAATGAGTTAAATTAGTTGTAAAAACTTATATATCGGttaaaaatttgattttattatatcataGTAATGTAGTATTACGTTACCAGAGATGTGAAAtttgtttgttgtgttttttaaCCTTTGTTCTTCCGTCAAATATGGTCATGTGACgcacatcaccatcatcatcattcgtCTTCACTACTCATCcatttttcatcaaaaaatgaattatatGGAATGGAGTTAAttgaaaagtaaaagaaaatttgagaaaatgtaaaatttacgtAGAACAACATAGTAATAATTTATCAAATAACTTAATGTGGGTATCACACCCAAAAACAAGTAGGGGTACTACATAATTGATTTAAAGTTGCAGCAAGCAACAATAGATATCAGATATGTTGCCCTAGTGACGTGGTCCAATCAAATtagaagaaacaaaaaatggatAACTCTAGAAAATTAGGCACACCATCACATCATGAAGGAGAGGAAACTCAAACTATATGGCAAATGACATGTCCATCAAACAGACCAGACATGTTGCCTCCACCACCAAAATTCCTATTATCCCCTCCATCTTCACACCACacaccattttcttcttctttttcaactcaaataaataaatagtaaataacaacaataatgcttcatcaagaaaaataaataaaaaagaagatcatttcttttttattttttttaattggttCTTGAACGCCGATGGTAGCATGTGTCGACATGGCATTCTCCGACGTCGTTCTGCCACCGTCGTCGTGCCTCTGCTTCTTCAAGCCGCCGCCACCGTCGTCGTCGCAGCTCACCAATGCTAGAATCATGGGCTTCGGCTTCGAGTTTCACAGGAATGGAAGAAGAAAGCTTCGACGAAAACACCTCAAGTTCGTCATCACCGCTCAACTCTCCAACTCGTTTTCCTTGAGCTTCGGTCTCGACTCTCCGGTAACTCACTGTTCTAGTGTTCTTCTTCCATCTCACACTGTCATAGTTTCAAAGATTCTAgccttttcttctcttctttttgtCACTGTATTCAGTTTTCTATTCAATTTCACACTGTTATAgtgtttcttttttatattgTATATAAATATTATGTTAATTTTTGCACCTGTGATTTAATTTAATCTACTATTATTAGGGTCATTGTAATTGTAATGTCTTCTTTTTATTCTgttgtatatttattttttccttttttttatatgaattaATCATGGAATTTATGTGACGGACTAACatttatttttccaaatttgtttttgattttttttttccattttagaGCTTCAATTCCCTCCAGTCTCATGATCCATCACAGTTATCATGGATGGGTCCAGTTCCAGGTGATATTGCTGAAGTGGAGGCATATTGTAGGATTTTTAGGAATTCTGAAAGGCTTCATTCTGCTTTAATGGATGCGTTATGTAATCCGTTGACCGGTGAATGTAGTGTCTCGTATGAGGTTTCGTCGGAGGAGAAGCCTCAGTTAGAAGATAAAATAGTTTCTGTCCTTGGATGCATGATATCCCTTGTGAACAAAGGGAGAGAGGATGTTCTTTCCGGAAGGTCATTGATTACGAAGCCCTTTCGTGTTGTTGAGGTTAGTACGGCGACTACGATGGAGGATAAGCTCCCTCCGCTTGCTGTTTTTAGGAGGGAAATGAAAAGGTGTTGTGAGAGCTTGCATGTTGCCCTTGAGAATTATTTAGAACCTGGTGACGACCGAAGCTTGAATGTATGGAGGAAACTTCAGAGACTGAAGAATGTCTGCTATGATCCTGGTTTTCCTCGCGGGGAGGGTTGTCCTTGTCATACAGTGTTTGCAAATTGGAGTCCTGTATATTTGTCTAGTTCTAAAGATGAGGCAGAATCCAAAGACTCCGAGGCAGCTTTTTGGACTGGTGGTCAGGTAACAGAAGAAGGCTTAAAGTGGTTACTGGATAAAGGATATAAAACGATCATAGATCTTAGAGCGGAGAATGTCAAAGATCATTTCTATCAACCAGCTTTGCAAGATGCTATTTCGTCTGGAAGAATTGAGTTGGTGAAAATCCCAGTTGAAGTTATGACTGCACCTACAATGGAACAGGTTATGAGGTTTGCATCTTATGTTTCAGATTGCAGCAAAAGGCCTATATATCTTCacagcaaggagggagtttggaGAACATTTTCCATGGTCTCCCGATGGAGGCAGTACACGACTCGTTCTACATCACAGATTGATTCTAATCCACCAGTTGCTCCCTATAAAATTTATAGAAATGGATCTGGGGAACTGCTGGACTCTTCACTGACTGCAGAGAGATCCTCCCTGGAAAAAGATATCGATTCATCGCAAGACAATGCAGGCTCTGATAGAATCAACACTGAAAACAATTATGATGAAAAAACAGAAGGTAATGCGGCCTTAACTGGAACTACTCCTGATAATGGGAAATTATTAAAAACCACTGCTGCTAATGAGGAAGGATCTTTTCCAAGTTTCTTCAGTGAAATTAACCCTTTAAAAGCTCAAGTTCCTCCTCGTGATATCTTTTCCAAAGCAGAGATGTCCAAATTTATGGGAAGCAGGAAGATCTCATCTCCACAATCAAGGAAATTGCATGTTGGTAGACTACAGAAGGGTGTGATTGTTGACACTGGTGCTAATCCTGTACCGAAAACTGTAAAACCTGAAAGTTCAAATGGGGCAACCCATGTTGATTATCCGTCTGGAGAGTCCCAGATTACAGGTGGTGGCAATTTGAAGTTAGTGAATGGGAGTACGTCTAGTTCTGTTAGGTCAACAGTAAATGCATTTAGTAAAGGAGGATTGCATCATGTGACTAATGGCAATGTCTCCAACATTGCAAACAATGATAATGTGACATCTAGCTCTGAAAGGGTTGAAGATGGCATGGTTAAGGCTGGGTTAGCCTTACATGATGAAGACTTGGGATCTGTTGAAGGAGATATGTGTGCATCTTCAACAGGAGTTG
This is a stretch of genomic DNA from Lotus japonicus ecotype B-129 chromosome 1, LjGifu_v1.2. It encodes these proteins:
- the LOC130734327 gene encoding NAD kinase 2, chloroplastic-like, giving the protein MVACVDMAFSDVVLPPSSCLCFFKPPPPSSSQLTNARIMGFGFEFHRNGRRKLRRKHLKFVITAQLSNSFSLSFGLDSPSFNSLQSHDPSQLSWMGPVPGDIAEVEAYCRIFRNSERLHSALMDALCNPLTGECSVSYEVSSEEKPQLEDKIVSVLGCMISLVNKGREDVLSGRSLITKPFRVVEVSTATTMEDKLPPLAVFRREMKRCCESLHVALENYLEPGDDRSLNVWRKLQRLKNVCYDPGFPRGEGCPCHTVFANWSPVYLSSSKDEAESKDSEAAFWTGGQVTEEGLKWLLDKGYKTIIDLRAENVKDHFYQPALQDAISSGRIELVKIPVEVMTAPTMEQVMRFASYVSDCSKRPIYLHSKEGVWRTFSMVSRWRQYTTRSTSQIDSNPPVAPYKIYRNGSGELLDSSLTAERSSLEKDIDSSQDNAGSDRINTENNYDEKTEGNAALTGTTPDNGKLLKTTAANEEGSFPSFFSEINPLKAQVPPRDIFSKAEMSKFMGSRKISSPQSRKLHVGRLQKGVIVDTGANPVPKTVKPESSNGATHVDYPSGESQITGGGNLKLVNGSTSSSVRSTVNAFSKGGLHHVTNGNVSNIANNDNVTSSSERVEDGMVKAGLALHDEDLGSVEGDMCASSTGVVRVQSRKKAEMFLVRTDGFSCAREKVTESSLAFSHPSTQQQMLMWKTTPKNVLVLKKLGDELMEEAKMVISFLYHQEKMSVLVEPDVHDILARIPGFGFVQTFYTQDTSDLHEKVDFVACLGGDGVILHASNLFRTAVPPIVSFNLGSLGFLTSHNFEDYKQDLRQVIHGNTTRDGVYITLRMRLRCEIFRNGNAMPGKVFHILNEVVVDRGSNPYLSKIECYEHDRHITKVQGDGVIVATPTGSTAYSTAAGGSMVHPNVPCILFTPICPHSLSFRPVILPDSAQLELKIPEDARSNAWVSFDGKRRQKLSRGDSVRICMSQHPLATVNKFDQTGDWFRSLIRCLNWNERLDQKAL